The Bifidobacterium sp. WK012_4_13 genome contains the following window.
ATTCCGAACCCGATCCCGCATGGTTGGAGCTTGCAGTCGAAACGAGCTCCTGTATGGATGTGGATGAGGCATCCTTCAATGAATCCGCCGTTTGGCTCAACGCATTCTGAGCCGTCGTCTGCGTGGACGACGTATCGTCTGCGGCCATTGCCGATGCTGGCATACCTGCAAAGAAAGTTCCTATCGTTGCAATCATCGCAACGCATAGCATGCCTGTTCGTGAATGTTTCATGCTTCCCCTCACACCTCAAACCGATCGAATTCAATCAGCGAATCCCCTGATCCGGTAAAACCCCAGATAAGGCTATAGGAAGACACTCTTGAATCGACGACTTGCAGATGAAAGGAGGGATAAGGGAACATGAAGTTTAGGTAAACACATGATAGCGCTTACAGAATTGATGCTTTTTTAACATGAACCAGTTACATATCTATGTGTAAGCGCTTTCAATCGTACTTCGATCACAGACTTCTTGCTTCACATGATCCAAGCCATGATGCCAAGTCGCAGTCGAGATTCCGAGTTTTGCGGCCGACATGAACAACCCCTGCTCATCTCTGGCTATTTCCCGGTCACATTTCATGGATTTGAGATCCGTCTGCCCAGAATCTGCCGCAAAACTCGGGGTCGATGAAAAACCGCCGCGCTTTGGGAATCATCGCTCCTCGGCATTGGATGGGCTGGCTGCGAGATGCCTGCGAAGATACGTTCCCGTGACGCTCCGGGGATTTGCGGCTATCTCCTCGGGCGTACCGGTTGCGACGATGCGGCCGCCGGCCTCTCCGCCGCCAGGTCCCATATCGATCACATAATCCGCATTCGCAATCATGTCAAGATCATGTTCGACGAAGACGACCGTTGCCCCCTTGTCGACCAGTCTCTGCAACACCGCCAGCAGCGTGCGCACATCGAGCGGGTGCAGGCCTGTCGTCGGTTCATCGAGCACGAACATCGTGCTCGCGTGCCTCTTGCCCAATTCATTGGCCAGCTTGAGCCGCTGGGCCTCTCCGCCGGAGAGCGATGGCGTATCTTCCCCAAGCTTCACATAGCCCAGACCGAGGTCCTCAAGCGTGCCCAGAGCCTTGCGAATGCGGCGAAGGAGCGCATCGGAAACATGGTCATCCACGATCGGTCGAGCAGCGAACGATTCCGCCAGCTCGTCCACGCCCATATCGAGCAGCTGAGGCAAGGTGCATCCGGGTTCCTGACGGTCCGCGCCAAGATGCAGATGGACCTTATCGATGTCATCCCTGTAGCGCGACCCGCCGCACGCGGGGCAGGTAATCGTTACGTCCGGCAGGAATTGCACGTCGAGGCTTATCTGGCCTGTGCCATCGCATTGCGCGCATCTCAGCGATCCAGTGTTGTATGAGAAGTCGGAAGGTCCATATCCCAGTTCGCGGGAATCATCGGTTGCTGCGAACGCACGCCGCAGCATACCCATGATGCCCGTATAGGTCGCGACCGTCGAGCGCACATTGATGCCGATAGGCGTCGAATCGACCACGCGAACGCGCGTTATTCCCGCATGCTCCAGCTCACGCACATGCTCCGGCAGCTTCTCGCCATCAGCGATTGCCTGCAGGCCCGGAACCAGCGATTCAAGCACCATCGTGGTCTTGCCGGAACCCGATACGCCGGTCACGGCAGTCATCCTGCCCTTCGGCATCCGCACATCCAAGGCATGCACCGTATGCAGCGGACTGGTTGTCATATGCACGCATTCCCGGTCATGCAGATGAGAAGGATTTCGGACACGGCACAGCACTGGCTCTGAGCCGTTCAGAAAGCCACCGATTCGGGAACTCGGACTGGCGGCGACTTCACTCGGCGTCCCTTGGCTGATGACCCTTCCACCAAGTCTCCCCGCACCCGGACCCATTTCAATCAGGTGGTCGACATTCCTGAGCACGCCGACATCATGATCTACCAAAACGACCGAATTGCCATCTGCCAGCAAATCGCGCATCACACCCATCAATCCCTCGACGTTGCTGGGATGCAAGCCCGTCGATGGCTCATCAAGCACATACAGCACTCCTGTGGTCTCGTTTCGCACGGCCCTGGAGAGCTGCGCCCGCTGACGCTCACCGGTTGAAAGCGAGGCACTGGAGCGGTCGAGGGACAGGTATCCAAGTCCCAGCTGCACAAGCCTTCTGCTCATCAGCATGAAGGCTTCGACAAGGTCATCCGCCATGGCACGCATGTCCTCCGGCAAAAGGGCGGGCACCGTCTGCACCCATCCCTGCACCTTCAGCAATGGCCACGAAGTCACCTCCGCCAATCCGCTTCCCTCGATCCGAGGTGCGCGGGCCGCATCAGACAGTCTTGTTCCATCGCAGGCAGGGCATCGGCGTTCAACCACAAACTTTGAGACCTTTGCCAGACGCTTCTCGTCATTGGCGCGCCTGAGCTCGTCCAAAACCGTGAGCCGTGCGTTGCGGAAGGTGAAATCCAATTCATGGACGCCTTTCACCGAAGTGAAGGTGATGTGCTTCTTCTCTTCAGGACCATTGAAGACGATGTCCTTTTCACGCTTCGTCAGCTGATTCCATGGCACGTCGATGCGAACGCCGAACTCACGCACGATGGCCGGCTGCACGTTGAACCCGAAGGTTCGCCAGGGAACGACCGCACCTTCATCGATGGTCATCGTCTCGTCGGGAACAATCGTGGAGTCATCGATCTCCCGCACGATTCCCGTACCCTGGCATTTCGGGCAGGCTCCCAGGGAGTTGAATGCCAGCTCCTCTGCACTCGGAGCGTGCATGGCAGCACCGCACACCTCGCAGTTGAATGGAATCTCGGCGGCGACATTCAGCGTCGGCTTGTTGTAGTGTCCATTCGGGCAACGATGCGATGCCAGACGCGAAAACATCAGTCGCAAAACGTTCAGCAGCTCGGTGGATGTCCCGAACGTCGACCTCACGCCGCCGATGCCCGGTCTCTGCCGCAGAGCCAAAGCCGGGGGAATATATCTGACGGAATCCACCTGAGACCTCGCGGCCTGCGTCATCCTTCTGCGCGTATAGGTCGACAGGGCATCGAGATACCGTCTCGACCCCTCCGCGTAGAGGATGCCCAGAGCCAACGACGATTTCCCAGAACCCGACACCCCAGCGATTCCGACAAGTCGGTGAAGGGGAACCGAAAGACTGACGCTGTTCAGATTATGGTTGCGAGCGCCTCGTATCTCAATCGCGGATGGAATGCCGCTCCCACCAGATTCGTTCGATTCTGTCATGTTCCGATCAACTTCTTGCCTGTCCTCGAAGATGTGGCGCGCATTTCAATCCACACGCCAATAGAATCCACTGTGCCCAGTCACAGAGACAAAGACAGCCCCATCGGGGCGCAGCATCGCAGAGGGGAATGCGCATGTCGCATGAGTCCGCGGCCGCATTCCCGATTCCAGTGACTCATGCCTCAGATGGCCCTGATCAAGCGGCATCGTCCTTCACCCATTCACTCCCAATCTCAAAGGCTGCAGGAAAACTGACGTGCCAACTTCGCCGTTGGCAAATAAATGTCTATTGCATTACACTTCATCCTGATTCTGGTCAAATGGGTGCATAATGAGTTCAGGCAAGGGGGCCAGTGATGCATCTTTTTCCATTATTCAGTTCCCCGCCGCAGACGATTCACATGCTGCGTCGGGCTTGTCAAGACCGCGCACAACACATGAAGAATCTGACCTTTACACGCGACACAATCGCCCAAGGAAGAGTGGCTCATGGCATATAAATCAATTAATCCGTATACCGGTGAACTTATTGAATCGTTCGAGACGGCTACTGACGATGAAGTCAGAAATGCCATCACCAAGGCAGATGAAGCATTCCAATCATGGAAGGAGACATCATTCGCGAAACGCGCTGAGATTCTCGCGAACATTGCCAGAATTCTCAGAGAGAACCATACCGAATACGCACGCATTCTCACCACAGACATGGGTAAGCTTCTTGGCGAGGCTGAGGCGGAAGTCGAGCTCACCGCGAAGATGCTCGACTATTACGTCGAACATGGCGAAGAGGAACTGCAGCCTCGCACGATTCATGTGGAGGGATTCCCCGATGGCAAGGTCAAGCTTGACTACGAACCACTTGGCGTGCTCTACATGGTCGAACCTTGGAACTTCCCCTATTATCAGATCGTTCGCGTTGCCGCGCCGCAACTCATTGCAGGAAACACCCTGCTGCTCAAGCACGCTTCGAACGTTCCCCGTTCAGCCGTGGCCTTCGAGAAACTGTTCAAGGAGGCGGGACTGCCAGACGGCGTCTTCACCAATCTGTTCGCATCTCATGACCAGAACGAACTGATTCTTGCAGATTCACGCGTCAAGGGCGTTGCGCTCACTGGCAGCGAAGGCGCTGGCGCTGCAGTCGCATCGAC
Protein-coding sequences here:
- a CDS encoding excinuclease ABC subunit UvrA, with the protein product MTESNESGGSGIPSAIEIRGARNHNLNSVSLSVPLHRLVGIAGVSGSGKSSLALGILYAEGSRRYLDALSTYTRRRMTQAARSQVDSVRYIPPALALRQRPGIGGVRSTFGTSTELLNVLRLMFSRLASHRCPNGHYNKPTLNVAAEIPFNCEVCGAAMHAPSAEELAFNSLGACPKCQGTGIVREIDDSTIVPDETMTIDEGAVVPWRTFGFNVQPAIVREFGVRIDVPWNQLTKREKDIVFNGPEEKKHITFTSVKGVHELDFTFRNARLTVLDELRRANDEKRLAKVSKFVVERRCPACDGTRLSDAARAPRIEGSGLAEVTSWPLLKVQGWVQTVPALLPEDMRAMADDLVEAFMLMSRRLVQLGLGYLSLDRSSASLSTGERQRAQLSRAVRNETTGVLYVLDEPSTGLHPSNVEGLMGVMRDLLADGNSVVLVDHDVGVLRNVDHLIEMGPGAGRLGGRVISQGTPSEVAASPSSRIGGFLNGSEPVLCRVRNPSHLHDRECVHMTTSPLHTVHALDVRMPKGRMTAVTGVSGSGKTTMVLESLVPGLQAIADGEKLPEHVRELEHAGITRVRVVDSTPIGINVRSTVATYTGIMGMLRRAFAATDDSRELGYGPSDFSYNTGSLRCAQCDGTGQISLDVQFLPDVTITCPACGGSRYRDDIDKVHLHLGADRQEPGCTLPQLLDMGVDELAESFAARPIVDDHVSDALLRRIRKALGTLEDLGLGYVKLGEDTPSLSGGEAQRLKLANELGKRHASTMFVLDEPTTGLHPLDVRTLLAVLQRLVDKGATVVFVEHDLDMIANADYVIDMGPGGGEAGGRIVATGTPEEIAANPRSVTGTYLRRHLAASPSNAEER